In the genome of Shewanella glacialimarina, one region contains:
- a CDS encoding PqiB family protein: MTQIESPKVVKKKLFSPIWLLPIVALVLGAWLGIKSIKESGIEINIHFPSAAGIDIGKTLVKYQGLAVGKVTDVSIDEDLNGVNVKVIMDYRADPFLNKNTQFWLVKPKASITGVEGLETLFSGNYIAIQPGDGKSRTNFEAQREAPAITPGSEGMVIELHTDKLGSIDVGSSIFYRQIPVGSIVGYRLSGSSNVIISAFIQEQYSHLVHSDSRFWNASGLSIDASLSGVKINTESLASILAGGISFNTGSETTQAENGDIFSLFEDEEHANGGLVFNLHLLNAEDISENASLVYRGVTVGKVEKLALTDTGVSLQAAIELQYRSLLAADSRFWIAGADISFAGVKNLSRLVTGNVINILPGTSSAAIPSSYPLETKAPDLLKQQKLLINLTSDSHTGMSIGAQVRYKQLPIGKIISTQLTEDFSAVKYQAEIYPEFKSLITQGSFFVSEQAIKLDASLDGVKFETRDLTTLLEGAVTLVPSHAKETVKSGSSFTIYTSIDTAQQLFAEQQKIKLTIVSQDGAGLSEGAPIYYKKMPIGKITKMEWQAKGDLFALHLSIEQQFKQLLQPRTVFWRNDAVTVNASLAGVKIDVAPLAGAIKGSISLGFIDDELFRTVDTKTLSTQDKIVFNNQLFDNQHLALTQAKPISIVLPANAKIESNSPIRFRGHQIGEVKQVKLAKDLSQQHATAYLYGEYAKHFSKQDSEYFVVEAQISLAGIKNVDTLITGAYIGVLPGASNITSDQFEAKMAVRYDANRPKDAVSFTLIDNQLGSIKVGTPLFFRGIAIGQIDAYELSSTGQQVTMFTHIRQEYAHLVNTSSQFWDASGIKLEVGIFSGAQIETGSLETLLSGGISVATKDITTDLNKISPSTEFLLQNSMDKEWQEWRPAQDK; encoded by the coding sequence ATGACGCAAATTGAATCGCCAAAAGTTGTAAAGAAAAAACTATTTTCTCCTATCTGGTTACTTCCTATTGTTGCTTTAGTACTTGGCGCTTGGCTTGGAATTAAAAGTATTAAAGAATCAGGTATAGAAATAAATATCCACTTTCCGAGTGCTGCAGGCATTGATATTGGTAAAACCTTAGTAAAATATCAAGGGTTAGCAGTGGGTAAAGTCACAGATGTCAGCATTGATGAAGATCTTAATGGCGTAAATGTAAAAGTCATTATGGATTATCGTGCAGATCCTTTTTTGAACAAAAACACCCAGTTTTGGTTAGTTAAACCCAAAGCCAGTATTACTGGTGTTGAAGGGCTTGAAACACTATTTTCGGGTAATTATATTGCCATTCAACCTGGAGATGGTAAATCACGCACTAATTTTGAAGCACAGCGAGAAGCACCAGCTATAACTCCTGGTAGTGAAGGTATGGTTATTGAGCTTCATACCGATAAACTTGGCTCTATTGATGTAGGTTCATCTATCTTTTATCGACAAATACCCGTTGGTAGTATTGTTGGTTATCGATTATCAGGTAGCTCAAATGTTATTATTAGCGCCTTTATTCAGGAGCAATATTCGCATTTAGTCCACTCTGACTCTCGCTTTTGGAATGCATCTGGCCTCAGTATTGATGCCTCATTATCTGGGGTCAAAATCAATACCGAAAGTCTTGCTTCAATTCTAGCGGGTGGCATTAGTTTTAATACCGGCAGTGAAACCACTCAAGCTGAGAATGGGGATATTTTTAGTTTATTTGAAGACGAAGAGCATGCCAATGGCGGTTTAGTGTTTAATCTGCACTTACTGAATGCCGAGGATATTAGCGAAAATGCGAGCTTGGTTTATAGGGGCGTTACTGTCGGTAAAGTTGAAAAACTTGCTTTAACTGACACAGGAGTATCGTTACAGGCTGCAATTGAATTGCAATATCGCTCATTATTAGCAGCGGATTCTCGATTTTGGATCGCCGGTGCGGACATTTCTTTTGCTGGAGTGAAGAATCTATCACGCCTAGTGACAGGCAATGTGATTAATATTTTACCTGGCACCTCCTCTGCAGCAATACCTTCAAGTTATCCGCTTGAAACTAAGGCCCCAGATCTACTAAAACAGCAGAAGTTATTAATAAACTTAACCTCAGACTCACACACTGGTATGAGTATTGGAGCCCAGGTCAGGTATAAACAACTACCAATAGGTAAAATTATTTCGACCCAATTGACTGAAGATTTTAGTGCGGTTAAGTATCAGGCTGAAATTTATCCCGAATTTAAATCACTTATTACTCAAGGAAGTTTTTTTGTAAGCGAACAGGCAATCAAATTAGACGCATCCTTAGATGGGGTTAAATTTGAAACACGTGATTTAACAACATTACTTGAAGGAGCAGTAACATTAGTCCCCAGTCATGCTAAGGAAACCGTCAAGTCAGGTAGTTCATTTACCATTTATACTAGTATTGATACAGCTCAGCAGTTATTTGCTGAACAACAAAAAATTAAATTGACTATTGTAAGCCAAGATGGAGCAGGCTTAAGTGAAGGTGCTCCAATTTATTACAAAAAAATGCCTATAGGCAAGATTACAAAAATGGAGTGGCAAGCAAAAGGAGATTTATTTGCATTGCATTTATCTATTGAGCAGCAGTTTAAGCAATTACTACAACCTAGGACGGTATTCTGGCGTAATGATGCTGTGACAGTGAATGCAAGTTTGGCTGGTGTCAAAATTGACGTTGCACCGCTTGCAGGGGCAATTAAAGGCAGTATTTCACTCGGTTTTATTGATGATGAGCTATTTCGAACAGTTGATACTAAAACGTTATCAACACAAGACAAGATAGTATTTAATAATCAACTTTTTGACAATCAACATTTAGCCTTAACTCAGGCCAAACCGATTTCTATTGTTCTACCGGCCAATGCTAAAATTGAATCTAACTCCCCTATCCGCTTTCGTGGTCATCAAATAGGTGAAGTGAAGCAGGTTAAGTTAGCCAAGGATTTATCTCAACAGCATGCCACGGCTTATTTATATGGAGAGTATGCTAAGCACTTTAGTAAACAAGATTCTGAATATTTTGTTGTTGAAGCACAAATCTCGCTTGCTGGTATAAAAAATGTTGATACGCTAATCACGGGTGCATATATTGGTGTATTGCCGGGGGCATCTAATATTACTAGCGACCAGTTTGAAGCAAAAATGGCTGTTCGCTATGATGCTAACCGCCCTAAAGATGCCGTTAGCTTTACCTTAATCGATAATCAATTGGGGTCAATTAAAGTCGGCACGCCTCTATTCTTCAGAGGTATAGCTATCGGCCAAATCGATGCTTACGAGCTATCAAGTACAGGCCAACAAGTCACTATGTTTACTCATATCCGTCAAGAGTATGCTCACCTTGTTAATACCAGCAGCCAGTTTTGGGATGCATCAGGAATTAAGCTTGAAGTAGGTATTTTTTCAGGAGCACAAATTGAAACAGGTTCTCTTGAAACTCTACTGTCAGGAGGAATTTCAGTAGCGACCAAGGACATCACAACTGATTTAAATAAGATTTCACCCTCAACTGAGTTTTTGCTACAAAACAGCATGGATAAAGAATGGCAAGAGTGGCGCCCAGCTCAAGATAAGTAA
- the can gene encoding carbonate dehydratase has translation MKLLKPLFDNNRRWAERINQEDPTFFQKLANQQNPEYLWIGCSDSRVPSNQIIDLMPGEVFVHRNIANMVIHTDLNCLSVLQYAVDVLKVKHIMVVGHYGCGGVKAAMQNQRLGLIDNWLGHLRDIHRIHQDELTGLNETARFDRLCELNVIEQVANVTTSTIVQEAWDRGQNVSVHGWIYGINNGLLTDLGVTADHDTALRT, from the coding sequence ATGAAACTGCTAAAACCTTTATTTGATAATAATCGCCGCTGGGCTGAGCGTATTAATCAAGAAGATCCAACCTTTTTCCAAAAACTGGCCAATCAACAGAATCCTGAATACCTTTGGATTGGGTGTTCCGACAGCCGTGTTCCATCCAATCAAATTATTGATTTGATGCCGGGTGAAGTCTTTGTCCATCGTAATATTGCCAATATGGTAATCCATACCGATCTTAACTGTTTATCCGTCTTACAATATGCGGTGGACGTTTTAAAAGTTAAGCATATTATGGTCGTTGGGCATTATGGTTGTGGTGGTGTAAAGGCGGCTATGCAAAATCAACGTCTTGGTTTAATTGATAACTGGTTAGGGCATTTACGCGACATCCATCGTATTCATCAAGATGAATTAACCGGTTTAAATGAAACCGCGCGTTTTGACCGTCTTTGTGAACTAAACGTCATCGAGCAAGTGGCTAACGTTACCACATCCACAATAGTCCAGGAAGCTTGGGATAGAGGTCAAAATGTCTCTGTTCATGGCTGGATTTATGGAATTAATAATGGATTATTAACCGATTTAGGTGTGACGGCCGATCATGATACCGCATTAAGAACCTAG